One segment of Radiobacillus kanasensis DNA contains the following:
- a CDS encoding GntR family transcriptional regulator: protein MKHSLDDNRPIYHQIKEHIEDSIISEAIGTGERVPSTNEFASFFKINPATAAKGVNELVDEGILVKRRGVGMFVTEDARSILIQKRKDSFFKSYVIPLRDEAKKLQITETELLDMIQKGGEISED from the coding sequence GTGAAGCATTCGTTAGATGATAATCGACCAATATATCATCAAATCAAAGAACATATAGAAGACTCCATTATTAGTGAAGCGATTGGAACAGGAGAGCGAGTTCCATCAACGAACGAATTTGCAAGCTTCTTTAAGATAAATCCAGCCACTGCTGCCAAAGGAGTGAATGAATTGGTAGATGAGGGGATCTTGGTGAAACGGAGGGGTGTCGGCATGTTTGTGACAGAGGATGCAAGGTCCATTTTAATACAAAAACGGAAGGATTCCTTTTTCAAAAGCTACGTTATCCCATTAAGGGATGAAGCAAAGAAATTACAAATTACGGAAACAGAACTATTGGATATGATCCAAAAAGGAGGGGAAATCAGTGAAGATTGA
- a CDS encoding ABC transporter ATP-binding protein — protein sequence MKIEVKQLTKQYKEKLALNSVSFALEEPKIYGLLGRNGAGKTTFMELLTGLILPNEGEILIDGQRPFENRKLTESICFIREGQNFKKDLSIKNVLVISSLFYPNWDQSLAERLMEEFHLTKGMKVKALSKGMESALGIIVGLASKAPITMFDEPYIGLDAAARSRFYELLMEEYENEKRLIIFSTHLIDEVSSLFEEVLIFEDGKLKLQEDTDSLRERCYSITGPTKSVESFVHNKQVIHQKSLAGMSTAVIMDDNKDVQVGAPLVKEGVSIQDLMIHLTARKGEGVHE from the coding sequence GTGAAGATTGAAGTAAAACAGCTTACGAAGCAGTATAAAGAGAAGCTTGCATTGAATTCAGTTAGTTTTGCTTTAGAAGAACCGAAAATTTACGGGTTGTTAGGTCGAAATGGTGCGGGAAAGACAACCTTCATGGAACTTTTAACTGGACTCATTTTACCGAACGAAGGTGAAATCCTGATTGACGGACAACGTCCGTTTGAAAATAGGAAATTAACGGAATCGATTTGTTTCATTCGAGAAGGACAAAACTTTAAAAAGGATTTAAGCATTAAAAATGTCCTTGTTATTTCCTCGTTGTTTTATCCGAACTGGGACCAATCCTTGGCGGAAAGATTGATGGAGGAATTTCACTTAACAAAGGGTATGAAAGTAAAGGCTCTTTCTAAAGGGATGGAGTCCGCTTTAGGAATCATCGTAGGATTAGCGAGCAAGGCGCCAATTACGATGTTTGATGAACCGTATATTGGGTTAGATGCTGCAGCCCGTTCTCGCTTCTATGAACTATTGATGGAGGAGTATGAAAATGAGAAGCGATTAATTATTTTTTCTACACACTTGATCGACGAAGTTAGTTCCCTGTTTGAAGAGGTTCTAATTTTTGAGGATGGAAAATTAAAGCTACAGGAAGATACGGATTCACTAAGAGAACGCTGCTATTCTATTACAGGACCTACTAAATCGGTTGAAAGTTTTGTTCATAACAAACAAGTCATTCATCAAAAATCGCTAGCTGGTATGTCAACAGCCGTTATTATGGATGACAATAAGGATGTTCAAGTAGGTGCTCCACTAGTAAAGGAAGGGGTGTCGATCCAAGACCTAATGATTCATCTGACAGCTCGCAAAGGAGAGGGAGTACATGAGTAA
- a CDS encoding GNAT family N-acetyltransferase: MDLMIRPFQESDFPRIVELIMEEKWTNLVSKQDQYLSALLTSNPTLVATVNETVVGYIRGLTDQHISLYICELLVDQAYRKYGIGKELIEKAHDLYPATRVELLASSTSHTYYEQQKYRPFYGYRKAAEEM, from the coding sequence ATGGACCTAATGATAAGACCTTTTCAAGAAAGTGATTTCCCACGAATAGTAGAACTAATCATGGAAGAAAAATGGACCAACCTCGTCAGCAAACAAGACCAATATTTATCCGCTTTACTTACCTCCAATCCTACTCTTGTTGCAACAGTGAATGAGACAGTTGTGGGATATATTCGGGGTTTAACAGATCAACACATTAGCTTGTACATATGTGAGCTTCTCGTTGATCAAGCATATAGAAAATATGGTATCGGAAAAGAATTAATAGAAAAAGCACATGACTTGTACCCAGCTACTCGAGTGGAGCTCCTTGCTTCTTCCACTTCTCACACATATTATGAGCAGCAAAAGTATCGTCCTTTTTATGGATATCGTAAAGCAGCGGAAGAGATGTAG